A single window of Candidatus Zymogenus saltonus DNA harbors:
- a CDS encoding glycerol-3-phosphate dehydrogenase/oxidase: MKRNISLMAEKKYDLIIIGGGITGASVAWDASLRGLKAALFEKDDFANATSSATSKLIHGGLRYLKNFELGLVRESLSERRIMSMITPQFVFPIPFIVPLYGHGIEGRLPMQAALSVYDLLAYDKEETEDPDKRIPNHKILGEGKVKRLFPGLETKNLNGGALYYDCQMHTPERHVLEFMLSATDYGADVANYAEVRDILRKGNVINGVMVRDKESGEEYKISGKVVANVTGPWGDITLGMLHKKGVEKRLIRSKGIHLVTKEIFKDYGLVLRTKAGRHFFIIPWRGYSLIGTTDRAYDGEPDHFKVSESDIAGLIEDTNENLPGAKLLRKDVLYFYGGLRPIVEKDTDIDVYDASRKYEIYDHEKDDKIKGIITVIGGKYTTSRNLARQVVDMTYKKLGKEPPECLTDTTPLYGGGTGPFNSYLNKEIKKHKREYPKDVVENLIHQYGTEHGRIMVKTETEPGLKDKIAPNRPDILAQVAYAVTDEMALHLDDVVFRRTGLGTVGNPGEAALKKCADVMGELLDWDKTEKKREMGWVNEYYVPIKKDGDIPKAKDVISKKAAK, encoded by the coding sequence ATGAAACGGAATATTTCTCTCATGGCCGAAAAAAAATATGACCTGATTATTATAGGCGGCGGCATTACCGGGGCGTCGGTGGCCTGGGACGCCAGCCTGAGGGGACTCAAGGCGGCCCTCTTTGAAAAGGACGACTTCGCAAACGCCACCAGCTCCGCAACGTCCAAGCTGATCCACGGGGGGCTGAGGTACCTCAAGAACTTCGAGCTGGGACTTGTGAGGGAATCGTTGAGCGAGCGAAGGATAATGAGCATGATAACCCCCCAGTTCGTCTTTCCTATCCCCTTCATCGTGCCCCTCTACGGCCACGGCATAGAGGGGAGGCTCCCCATGCAGGCGGCGCTCTCCGTCTACGACCTCCTCGCCTACGACAAGGAGGAGACGGAGGACCCGGACAAGAGGATACCCAATCACAAGATACTGGGGGAGGGGAAGGTAAAGAGGCTCTTCCCCGGCCTTGAGACAAAGAATCTGAACGGCGGCGCCCTCTATTACGACTGCCAGATGCACACGCCGGAGAGACATGTCCTCGAATTCATGCTGTCGGCCACCGACTACGGGGCGGACGTTGCCAACTACGCCGAGGTGAGGGATATTCTGAGAAAGGGAAACGTGATAAACGGCGTTATGGTGAGAGACAAAGAGAGCGGAGAGGAATACAAGATAAGCGGGAAGGTGGTCGCCAATGTGACGGGCCCGTGGGGGGACATCACGCTCGGGATGCTCCACAAAAAGGGAGTGGAGAAGAGGCTCATCCGCTCCAAGGGAATTCACCTCGTGACAAAGGAGATATTCAAGGACTACGGCCTGGTTTTGAGGACAAAGGCGGGAAGGCACTTCTTCATAATACCGTGGCGGGGATACTCCCTGATCGGCACCACGGACAGGGCCTACGACGGCGAGCCTGACCATTTCAAGGTCTCCGAGTCGGACATTGCGGGGCTCATCGAGGACACGAACGAAAACCTCCCCGGGGCAAAGCTCTTAAGAAAGGACGTCCTCTATTTCTACGGGGGGTTGAGGCCGATCGTGGAAAAGGACACAGACATAGACGTCTACGACGCGTCCAGAAAGTACGAGATATACGACCACGAGAAGGACGACAAGATAAAGGGCATAATAACGGTGATCGGCGGGAAGTACACCACGTCGAGAAATCTCGCCCGGCAGGTTGTGGATATGACCTACAAAAAGCTGGGGAAAGAACCGCCGGAGTGCCTCACCGACACCACCCCCCTCTACGGCGGGGGGACCGGGCCCTTCAATAGCTACCTCAACAAGGAGATAAAAAAACACAAAAGGGAATACCCGAAAGACGTGGTGGAAAATCTCATCCATCAGTACGGAACGGAGCACGGCAGGATTATGGTAAAGACCGAGACCGAACCGGGATTGAAAGACAAGATCGCTCCAAACCGACCGGATATACTGGCGCAGGTGGCATACGCCGTGACCGACGAGATGGCCCTCCACCTTGACGACGTGGTCTTTCGCCGGACGGGCCTGGGCACGGTCGGCAATCCCGGGGAGGCGGCGCTGAAGAAGTGCGCCGATGTCATGGGGGAACTGCTGGACTGGGACAAGACCGAAAAGAAGAGGGAAATGGGCTGGGTCAACGAGTACTACGTCCCAATCAAGAAGGACGGGGATATCCCCAAGGCCAAGGACGTTATATCAAAAAAAGCCGCTAAATAG
- a CDS encoding enoyl-CoA hydratase/isomerase family protein — MEYKDIIVTRENGTGKIMLNRPRAMNALSMRLRDELEDSLSRLGSDDEVSLIMITGGPKSFSAGFDLKEAVDTNLKSFFHRIFEYHRAIYTVKKFVITAVSGVALAGGFDLALAGDMILASENASFGHVEVNFGVNPIVYPLAKKIGSARAQELCSTGRMITASEAKEMGLVNEVYPHDGFVEAAERRAGEIGRVGGRTLTAIKEATFRNLKKDASKVLKFEFSLTSRLLDRKEFQNRIEIFLRQSGMIK, encoded by the coding sequence ATGGAGTACAAGGATATTATCGTCACCCGTGAGAACGGGACCGGGAAGATAATGCTTAATCGCCCCAGGGCGATGAACGCCCTCTCGATGAGGCTGAGGGACGAGCTGGAGGACTCCCTCTCTCGGCTCGGTTCCGACGACGAGGTATCGCTGATTATGATAACGGGCGGCCCGAAGAGCTTCTCCGCCGGCTTTGACCTCAAGGAAGCTGTGGATACGAATCTTAAGTCCTTTTTTCACCGGATCTTCGAGTACCACAGGGCGATATATACAGTCAAGAAATTTGTTATCACGGCGGTCTCAGGCGTTGCATTGGCAGGAGGATTCGACCTGGCGCTTGCCGGAGATATGATCTTGGCGTCGGAGAACGCCTCCTTCGGCCACGTCGAGGTCAATTTCGGCGTCAATCCGATCGTATATCCCTTGGCAAAGAAGATCGGCTCCGCCCGGGCCCAGGAGCTCTGCTCAACCGGGAGGATGATCACAGCTTCCGAGGCCAAAGAGATGGGGCTTGTAAACGAGGTTTACCCCCACGACGGTTTTGTGGAAGCGGCGGAAAGGAGGGCCGGGGAGATCGGCAGGGTGGGGGGCAGGACGCTCACGGCGATCAAGGAGGCGACGTTCAGGAATCTGAAAAAAGATGCTTCCAAGGTCCTGAAGTTCGAGTTCTCCCTCACATCCAGGCTGCTGGACAGGAAAGAGTTCCAAAATAGGATAGAGATATTTCTCAGACAATCGGGGATGATCAAGTAG
- the eno gene encoding phosphopyruvate hydratase — protein sequence MTTISDVFAREILDSRGNPTIEVDVHLESGVMGRASVPSGASTGEHEAVELRDGDKGRYLGKGVINARDNVINIIAPEIIGMNSLDQISVDKKLIELDGTENKSKLGANAIMGVSSATAKAAANALYLPLFRYLGGVSAKLLPVPMMNILNGGKHADNNVDIQEFMIFPLGADSFSSALMMGTEVFHNLKSVLKDKGLATSVGDEGGFAPNLGSNEEALELIVTAIKKAGYKPGEEVAIALDPAASEFFVNGKYVLKAENKELDSSGMVDYYEGLIKKYPIVSIEDGLSEDDWDGFCEMTGRLGDRVQIVGDDLYVTNTKRLKKGIEAGATNSILIKINQIGTLTETFSAIEMAKRAGFTAVVSHRSGETEDTVIADLTVAANTGQIKTGSASRTDRIAKYNQLLRIEENLGDSSEFIGKDVFYNLKKKP from the coding sequence ATGACTACTATATCGGACGTATTTGCCCGCGAGATACTCGATTCTCGGGGAAATCCAACAATCGAGGTGGATGTTCATCTGGAATCGGGGGTGATGGGAAGGGCGTCGGTTCCTTCGGGGGCCTCCACGGGAGAGCACGAGGCCGTGGAGCTGAGGGACGGCGATAAAGGCCGGTATCTCGGCAAGGGAGTCATAAACGCCAGGGATAACGTTATAAATATCATCGCACCGGAGATCATAGGGATGAACTCCCTGGATCAGATAAGTGTGGATAAAAAGCTAATCGAGCTTGACGGGACGGAGAATAAATCGAAGCTGGGGGCCAACGCCATTATGGGCGTTTCCTCGGCCACCGCGAAGGCGGCGGCGAACGCCCTTTACCTTCCGCTGTTCCGCTACCTCGGCGGCGTGAGCGCAAAGCTCCTTCCGGTTCCTATGATGAATATCCTGAACGGCGGAAAGCACGCCGACAACAACGTCGACATACAGGAGTTCATGATCTTTCCCCTGGGTGCCGACTCTTTCTCAAGCGCGCTTATGATGGGAACCGAGGTCTTCCACAATCTGAAGTCGGTACTCAAGGATAAGGGACTCGCAACGAGCGTGGGTGATGAGGGGGGGTTCGCCCCGAACCTCGGCAGCAACGAGGAGGCGCTGGAGCTGATAGTGACGGCTATAAAGAAGGCGGGATACAAGCCCGGAGAGGAGGTGGCGATCGCCCTGGACCCCGCGGCGAGCGAGTTTTTTGTCAATGGTAAATACGTGCTTAAGGCGGAAAACAAGGAGCTCGACTCGTCCGGAATGGTCGACTACTACGAGGGGCTGATAAAAAAATATCCGATCGTATCTATCGAGGACGGCCTTTCTGAGGACGACTGGGACGGCTTTTGCGAGATGACCGGGCGTCTCGGAGACAGGGTTCAGATCGTGGGGGACGACCTTTACGTAACGAACACCAAGAGGCTGAAGAAGGGTATCGAGGCCGGGGCCACAAACTCGATCTTGATCAAGATAAACCAGATAGGCACCCTGACCGAGACCTTCTCCGCCATAGAGATGGCCAAGAGGGCCGGATTTACGGCGGTGGTCTCGCACCGCTCCGGGGAGACCGAAGACACCGTTATCGCCGATCTTACAGTGGCGGCAAACACGGGCCAGATAAAGACGGGCTCCGCATCGAGGACCGACAGGATAGCGAAGTACAATCAGCTCTTGAGGATAGAGGAGAATCTTGGAGACTCAAGCGAATTCATCGGCAAAGATGTCTTCTACAACCTGAAGAAGAAGCCTTAG
- a CDS encoding 4Fe-4S binding protein produces MAYKITDECIMCGSCEPECPVEAISEGEDKYVIDPDLCTDCGSCADVCPTDACVPED; encoded by the coding sequence ATGGCATACAAGATAACGGATGAATGCATCATGTGCGGTTCGTGTGAACCGGAATGTCCCGTTGAGGCGATAAGCGAGGGCGAGGACAAATACGTAATCGATCCAGATCTTTGTACCGATTGCGGTTCTTGTGCAGATGTATGCCCGACTGATGCATGTGTCCCGGAAGATTGA
- a CDS encoding DUF89 family protein has product MLLKPECKSCILKQAKTAAGLSGAGNEDIAKIVEEASITIETAPPGITAPELAAVIYRRIREFTGVSDPYIEIKRKSLESAMSIYPLIEERVMASKDRLKAALVATAVGNIIDFGIPDISFSPQTILEEFENLTFAIDDYEKLRDELFKAKKILFLADNAGEIVLDRLFLWWARENLEGRVIFAVRGGAVINDATREDAIASGIGELAEIIDTGADIPGADLKTASGEFRKIFEESDLIVSKGQGNFEVLEGEDKNIFFILKAKCDAVAEHLSVKKGSLILLKN; this is encoded by the coding sequence ATGTTATTAAAGCCCGAGTGCAAATCGTGTATACTGAAGCAGGCCAAGACCGCCGCTGGGCTTTCGGGGGCAGGCAATGAGGATATTGCGAAGATCGTAGAGGAGGCCTCTATAACGATAGAGACCGCCCCGCCCGGGATCACGGCGCCGGAGCTCGCGGCGGTGATCTACAGGCGGATAAGGGAGTTCACCGGCGTTTCCGATCCCTACATCGAGATAAAGAGAAAAAGCCTTGAAAGCGCCATGTCGATATATCCCCTTATTGAAGAGAGGGTTATGGCCTCCAAGGACAGGCTGAAGGCGGCGCTGGTGGCCACAGCCGTGGGCAACATCATAGACTTCGGCATCCCCGACATATCTTTTTCGCCCCAGACCATCCTCGAAGAATTTGAAAATCTGACCTTTGCAATAGACGATTACGAAAAGTTGAGGGACGAGCTTTTCAAGGCGAAAAAAATCCTCTTTTTGGCTGACAACGCCGGCGAGATAGTTTTGGACAGGCTGTTTCTCTGGTGGGCGAGGGAGAATCTGGAGGGAAGGGTGATATTCGCCGTCAGGGGGGGTGCCGTCATCAACGACGCGACGAGGGAGGATGCGATCGCCTCCGGAATCGGGGAACTCGCGGAGATCATAGACACCGGGGCGGATATACCGGGGGCCGATCTGAAAACCGCCTCTGGGGAGTTCAGGAAGATTTTCGAGGAGTCGGACCTCATAGTCTCCAAGGGCCAGGGGAACTTCGAGGTGCTGGAGGGAGAGGACAAAAACATCTTCTTCATCCTGAAGGCAAAGTGTGACGCCGTGGCGGAGCATCTCTCCGTGAAAAAGGGCTCGCTGATCCTGTTGAAGAACTGA
- a CDS encoding nicotinate phosphoribosyltransferase, which produces MFYMLSEDEIRGGKVTDVYFMRTKEVLDKMGIKRRVVAEVFAKSLPADWKWAVFSGLEEVIDLLSAHDVKVRSIPEGTIFYPGEPVLEIEGEYTDFGIHETAILGFICQATGIATMAARCRVAAEDRPVISFGARRMHPAIAPMIDRSALIGGLDGVSSVASAEKLNETPVGTMPHALILIIGDTVQTARAFDEIIDKKVNRIVLIDTFNDEKFEAVNVASALKEKLFGVRLDTPGSRRGDFKEILSEVRWELNTKGFSHVKLFASGGLDEYSIMDLNPVCDAYGVGTSISSAVTVDFSFDLVEIEGKPVGKRGKKSGRKDLFRCEECGMPVVVPFGHSPEKCGCGSRLTPFFETITPKEDMNKLPTVREIRSRLLSQLSGFGPEDL; this is translated from the coding sequence ATGTTTTACATGCTCTCCGAAGACGAGATAAGGGGGGGGAAGGTAACCGACGTCTACTTCATGAGGACAAAGGAGGTCCTCGACAAGATGGGGATCAAGAGAAGGGTCGTCGCCGAGGTTTTCGCAAAGTCGCTGCCGGCCGACTGGAAGTGGGCGGTCTTCTCCGGCCTCGAGGAGGTCATCGATCTCCTCTCCGCCCACGACGTAAAGGTCAGGAGCATCCCCGAGGGGACGATCTTTTATCCCGGCGAGCCGGTCCTCGAAATAGAGGGGGAGTACACCGATTTCGGGATCCACGAAACGGCGATCCTGGGCTTCATCTGCCAGGCCACGGGGATCGCCACGATGGCGGCCAGATGCAGGGTCGCGGCGGAAGACCGCCCGGTCATCTCGTTCGGGGCCAGGAGGATGCACCCTGCTATCGCCCCGATGATAGACAGGTCGGCCTTGATCGGGGGGCTTGACGGCGTAAGCTCGGTTGCCAGCGCAGAGAAGCTCAACGAGACCCCGGTAGGGACCATGCCCCACGCCCTCATCCTCATAATCGGCGACACCGTTCAGACCGCAAGGGCCTTTGACGAGATCATCGACAAGAAGGTAAACCGGATCGTCCTCATCGACACGTTCAACGATGAGAAGTTTGAGGCGGTAAACGTAGCCTCCGCCTTGAAGGAAAAACTCTTCGGGGTCAGGCTCGATACGCCCGGCTCCAGGAGGGGGGATTTCAAGGAGATACTGAGCGAGGTTCGCTGGGAGCTGAACACCAAGGGATTCTCCCACGTAAAGCTATTTGCCAGCGGCGGCCTCGACGAGTACTCGATAATGGATCTGAATCCTGTCTGCGACGCCTACGGCGTGGGAACCTCGATATCAAGCGCTGTTACGGTTGATTTCTCCTTCGACCTGGTAGAGATAGAGGGAAAGCCGGTCGGCAAGAGGGGAAAGAAGTCGGGGAGGAAAGACCTATTCAGGTGCGAGGAGTGCGGCATGCCGGTGGTCGTCCCCTTCGGCCATAGCCCGGAGAAGTGCGGCTGCGGGAGCCGCCTGACTCCTTTCTTCGAGACGATCACACCGAAAGAGGATATGAATAAGCTGCCCACAGTCCGGGAGATAAGGTCGAGGCTCCTCTCGCAGCTCTCGGGCTTCGGCCCGGAAGATCTGTAG